CCGGATGTCGACGATGTCGGCCGGCTTGAAGGCCCAGATGAATGCCTGCACCCAGGGATAGATGGTCGGCAGCAAACCGGCCCAGCCGAGCAGCTTAACGGCCTCCGCATCGGGGTGCTTGCGCGCGATCGCGATGTGACCCGGTAGCCCCGCGAGCCAGACCCAGAATCCGACTCCCGACAGCACCAACAGGAACAGCGTGACGAATGTCAGGTAGTCCCAGAAATCGAGTTCGAAGCCCAGCATTTCAGAACCTATGCGTCGTCCGCCCAGCCGGGGAACGCGCGAGCGCAGACCATGAGCCCGGTCAGCTTTCCCTTCTCTGCGAGATAAGGGTCAACCGACTGGGCCACTTGCTCGAAGTCGGCCTCTTGGAGCGC
This Betaproteobacteria bacterium DNA region includes the following protein-coding sequences:
- a CDS encoding DUF3302 domain-containing protein, translating into MLGFELDFWDYLTFVTLFLLVLSGVGFWVWLAGLPGHIAIARKHPDAEAVKLLGWAGLLPTIYPWVQAFIWAFKPADIVDIRRFPREEARAIDENIARLEGKPPVPPPAPPEESSHAEPPAPRAPD